In Methanobacterium sp., a genomic segment contains:
- a CDS encoding PIG-L family deacetylase, with translation MVDDDDNSRFRLTKGVVILVIVSLLGLGAVFYMYTVYVEDLQYSTLPEISASDRILIVAPHPDDESLGTGGLIKKALEKNASVEVVMVTTGDAMSPEDFKKYLTSTNNVNYKGTIGDLRHTEAINAVTALGLSSNNIIFLGYPDGSLKNLLETNWDTAYKRTSGSNQNDHSPYNFTYEKNAPYTGANVVKNLEQIMKDYKPTIIYYPDDGDDHPDHFATSAFVRYSALQTNYTGKSYTYLVHKGIAWPSPLNYQPSRALHFPSELGVLDADWYSTSLNATQEAAKEKAIKAHASQVTALRDLLLSFIRTDEVFATYHKIDIQKIGSINSIWTTLPSSSYQDVKNDDKTGLLQKGDDLSAAGVAYDDNNVYLFSQSQSVNNGLGYNFHLRLFNGTDVKRVDILAKNGKAEYQTLAKNSITSNQQPTVTTKNSIIVVTLPRGLFNGTKYMMLSTDMVNPQNNGLLDFLSYRVFKFPDQIATADNSLFGGVTSEVAGFIVNTNPGVTTAKQVSNSVTGSKSEVGGNNFGLVNQEESQDILSAADANF, from the coding sequence ATGGTTGATGATGATGATAATTCTAGATTCAGACTAACTAAGGGTGTTGTGATATTAGTAATAGTTTCTCTTCTTGGTTTAGGAGCTGTATTTTATATGTACACTGTTTATGTTGAAGATCTACAGTACAGCACCCTGCCTGAGATAAGTGCTTCGGATCGGATACTGATAGTTGCTCCGCATCCTGATGATGAGTCTTTAGGTACAGGGGGACTTATTAAAAAAGCACTGGAAAAAAATGCATCGGTGGAAGTGGTTATGGTAACCACTGGAGATGCAATGAGTCCTGAAGACTTTAAGAAGTATTTAACCAGTACTAACAATGTCAATTACAAGGGCACCATAGGTGACCTGCGTCATACTGAGGCTATTAATGCCGTAACTGCATTGGGATTAAGTTCGAATAATATAATTTTCCTGGGCTATCCTGATGGATCACTAAAAAATCTTTTGGAAACAAACTGGGACACCGCTTATAAGCGTACTTCTGGGTCCAATCAGAACGATCACTCTCCTTATAATTTCACCTATGAAAAAAATGCACCCTACACCGGTGCCAATGTGGTTAAGAACCTGGAGCAGATCATGAAGGATTACAAACCAACCATTATCTACTATCCTGATGATGGAGATGATCACCCAGATCACTTTGCCACCAGTGCATTTGTAAGATATTCTGCATTACAGACCAATTATACTGGTAAGAGCTACACTTATCTGGTTCACAAGGGCATTGCCTGGCCAAGTCCCCTTAACTACCAGCCAAGTAGAGCACTTCATTTCCCATCCGAACTAGGTGTGCTTGATGCTGACTGGTATTCTACTTCTTTAAATGCTACGCAGGAGGCAGCCAAGGAAAAAGCTATCAAGGCACATGCATCTCAGGTGACCGCTCTCAGGGACCTCTTGCTTTCATTCATAAGGACCGATGAGGTATTTGCCACCTATCATAAAATAGACATACAGAAGATTGGAAGTATCAATTCAATATGGACCACCCTGCCATCCAGTTCCTATCAGGATGTTAAAAATGATGATAAAACTGGATTACTACAGAAAGGTGATGATCTATCTGCAGCAGGAGTTGCCTACGATGACAACAATGTATACCTCTTCTCACAATCACAATCAGTGAATAACGGTTTAGGATACAACTTCCACCTCCGTTTATTCAATGGAACTGATGTTAAACGAGTGGATATACTGGCCAAAAATGGAAAAGCCGAATACCAGACACTTGCCAAAAACAGTATAACCTCTAACCAGCAACCTACAGTAACCACCAAAAATAGTATTATTGTTGTCACCCTACCCCGGGGGCTCTTCAATGGAACCAAATATATGATGTTGAGCACGGATATGGTTAACCCTCAAAACAATGGATTGTTGGATTTCCTTTCTTACAGGGTGTTCAAATTCCCAGATCAAATAGCCACAGCAGATAACAGTCTATTTGGAGGAGTAACTTCTGAAGTTGCCGGATTTATTGTAAACACCAATCCTGGAGTAACAACCGCTAAACAGGTTTCAAACTCAGTAACTGGTTCTAAATCTGAAGTTGGTGGTAATAATTTTGGTCTGGTGAACCAGGAAGAATCACAGGATATCCTTTCTGCAGCAGATGCCAATTTTTAA
- a CDS encoding energy-converting hydrogenase A subunit A EhaA produces MIIHANVFSYLIALAAAIILSLVLRLPLLPDKPMRHSWTISAIFPTAVLAVGFYAMVYELGYQGYIVALITGIITALFAKFILEKVVPVPESEESHE; encoded by the coding sequence ATGATTATTCATGCTAATGTGTTCAGTTATCTTATTGCCCTGGCTGCAGCCATAATACTCAGCCTGGTTTTAAGGCTTCCTTTACTCCCAGATAAGCCTATGAGGCATTCCTGGACCATCAGTGCTATTTTCCCAACTGCAGTGTTGGCTGTTGGCTTTTACGCCATGGTTTACGAGTTAGGTTACCAGGGATATATTGTTGCATTAATCACCGGGATTATCACTGCTTTATTTGCCAAATTTATTTTGGAAAAGGTAGTTCCTGTACCAGAATCGGAGGAATCCCATGAATAA
- a CDS encoding DUF2109 domain-containing protein, whose translation MLIEILGIIVVLMALRTLVAQNRSERLLYLNVIGFSMSAIIALYIQTPFGAIMAITFFVTSTLSSNAIAYSLGRVKEEIMVK comes from the coding sequence ATGTTAATCGAAATATTAGGTATAATAGTAGTACTCATGGCACTGCGCACACTGGTAGCCCAGAACCGTTCAGAACGTTTACTCTACCTAAACGTTATTGGTTTCAGCATGTCTGCAATCATTGCCTTATACATACAGACACCCTTCGGAGCAATCATGGCCATCACATTCTTTGTTACATCCACCCTAAGCTCCAACGCCATTGCTTATTCTCTGGGAAGGGTAAAAGAAGAGATCATGGTGAAATAA
- a CDS encoding EhaD family protein produces MYLDFVNLTTVSAAIALIGTAGIIALPKPLDKVIMFALLQGGFIGMIVAAKYLDVAMAAAIFDPISIVILLIGIIKLNEVRKKKEESQEEGNLA; encoded by the coding sequence ATGTACCTTGACTTTGTAAACTTAACCACTGTATCGGCAGCAATTGCCTTAATTGGCACTGCCGGGATCATAGCCCTTCCAAAACCCCTGGATAAGGTGATCATGTTTGCACTTCTCCAGGGAGGGTTTATAGGAATGATCGTAGCTGCCAAATACCTAGACGTGGCCATGGCCGCAGCCATCTTCGACCCCATCTCTATTGTTATCTTATTAATCGGAATCATCAAATTAAATGAGGTCCGTAAGAAAAAAGAAGAATCCCAGGAGGAAGGGAACCTTGCTTGA
- a CDS encoding EhaE family protein encodes MLDIYIWFYTGVALTILGGVATAIGPGVKDPIVRTLNTEIAAVGVSLIFLTYNHTIALVTYIAATAIITMILLRAIVRLEEVEAKL; translated from the coding sequence TTGCTTGATATTTACATATGGTTCTACACAGGGGTGGCACTCACCATCCTCGGAGGAGTTGCCACAGCCATAGGCCCGGGAGTGAAAGATCCAATCGTAAGGACCTTAAACACTGAAATTGCTGCAGTAGGTGTTTCACTTATATTTTTAACCTATAACCATACCATTGCACTCGTCACTTACATTGCAGCCACAGCCATAATAACAATGATTCTCTTGAGGGCTATTGTTAGATTAGAAGAAGTGGAGGCCAAATTATGA
- a CDS encoding EhaF family protein produces MSRIGRLWNSLATPKRIPRFFSIILGILLLAGFLVPMGLNDNQLYPRPAPQLQIDEKDPLAPYDRGGVPLEEPGIVRSQYPEFSEKAGMVTGYLSPIAIGVSNTTLYYGTSIYSSPGGLIDEILYYSRGFDTILESSILMMAFVVASWVALNFTMRRREDE; encoded by the coding sequence ATGAGCAGGATTGGCAGGCTGTGGAATTCACTGGCCACACCAAAACGTATCCCACGCTTTTTCTCCATAATTCTGGGAATTTTATTACTGGCAGGTTTTCTGGTGCCCATGGGACTTAATGATAATCAACTCTACCCACGACCAGCACCACAACTACAAATAGACGAGAAAGATCCTCTGGCACCCTATGATCGAGGAGGTGTGCCTCTTGAAGAGCCAGGAATAGTACGATCACAATATCCTGAGTTTTCAGAAAAAGCAGGAATGGTAACCGGATACTTATCACCTATTGCAATTGGAGTTAGTAACACCACTCTCTACTACGGTACATCTATCTATTCATCCCCAGGGGGATTAATAGATGAAATATTATACTATTCACGAGGTTTCGACACCATACTGGAGTCCAGCATACTTATGATGGCATTTGTGGTGGCATCATGGGTGGCACTTAACTTCACCATGAGAAGGAGGGAAGACGAATGA
- a CDS encoding EhaG family protein: MSASVLVPSVVSPIVVSLFIPAVFTGLIVGLIGLMAIAYQKNDLSALILTDIVGIGMLILVAAVGTDLAEALILPGLVVELAEILAISEILLSREMRKTGKTAELIPLPVSLDMEIMTTAPTFLALILIAYGAFLTGFTGGAVAGGGILFYVLSKRVRGVPTDTWEGIAGISGIAWCLWLVGFIIFFVFPQYWLLALFLAAFGVFIKVAFKAGLIGVIGREEFNKK, from the coding sequence ATGAGTGCTTCAGTACTGGTTCCCAGTGTTGTGTCCCCCATAGTGGTCTCATTATTCATTCCAGCAGTATTCACTGGTTTAATCGTTGGTCTCATTGGTCTAATGGCCATTGCCTATCAGAAAAATGATCTAAGTGCCCTGATATTAACTGATATCGTTGGCATTGGCATGCTGATCCTGGTGGCAGCTGTGGGAACCGATCTGGCAGAAGCCCTCATACTACCTGGACTAGTAGTGGAACTGGCAGAAATACTGGCCATATCCGAGATACTGTTGAGTAGGGAGATGAGAAAAACCGGGAAAACTGCAGAGTTAATCCCCTTGCCTGTGTCACTGGACATGGAAATAATGACAACTGCCCCTACTTTCCTGGCTCTTATATTAATTGCATATGGAGCATTTCTTACAGGATTCACTGGAGGAGCTGTAGCCGGAGGAGGGATTCTATTTTATGTTCTCTCAAAAAGAGTGCGCGGAGTTCCAACCGATACATGGGAAGGTATTGCAGGAATATCCGGTATTGCATGGTGCCTATGGCTGGTAGGATTTATAATATTCTTTGTATTCCCACAATACTGGCTTCTGGCTTTGTTCCTGGCAGCGTTTGGAGTGTTTATAAAAGTTGCCTTCAAAGCCGGCCTTATAGGAGTTATAGGCCGTGAAGAATTTAACAAGAAGTAA
- a CDS encoding proton-conducting transporter membrane subunit, with protein MDIIILGQQLLGYIPLGDIVLYMAPLNLFMFASALAFTTLIAISRTETQVEAGFGTLKDKEVKVGKEEFKIRRFLAIICGLATAGAMITGDLFNFTLFVCLIGIVNIGIVAAVKQVDVLDAAFQYGLVAMIATLPLFGGAAMILASTGSISLLEIVNIPTTAMMVFGSLLLFLGVAGETGVAPFYATKAEMFRTPGSPFLLIIHLSSLLVIVRVIEILLIINKPF; from the coding sequence ATGGATATAATCATACTGGGTCAACAGTTACTGGGCTACATCCCACTGGGAGACATCGTCCTTTACATGGCACCCCTCAACCTGTTCATGTTCGCCAGTGCACTGGCCTTCACTACTCTTATTGCCATAAGCCGGACTGAAACACAGGTTGAAGCTGGTTTCGGCACCCTGAAAGATAAGGAAGTCAAAGTAGGTAAGGAAGAATTCAAGATCAGACGATTCCTGGCTATTATCTGCGGACTGGCCACCGCTGGTGCTATGATCACTGGAGATCTTTTCAACTTCACCCTATTCGTATGTCTTATTGGTATTGTTAACATTGGGATAGTAGCTGCAGTAAAACAAGTGGATGTTTTAGATGCAGCCTTCCAGTATGGTCTGGTGGCCATGATAGCAACCCTACCCCTCTTCGGAGGCGCCGCCATGATCCTGGCATCAACTGGCTCCATAAGTTTACTGGAAATTGTGAATATACCCACCACCGCCATGATGGTCTTTGGATCTCTCCTCCTGTTTTTAGGAGTGGCCGGTGAAACTGGGGTGGCACCATTCTACGCCACTAAAGCAGAGATGTTCAGAACTCCGGGTTCACCATTTTTGCTGATCATTCACTTAAGCTCACTGCTGGTAATAGTTAGAGTGATTGAAATACTCCTAATCATAAATAAACCATTCTAA
- a CDS encoding DUF788 domain-containing protein codes for MDKLKVASYLIFIISIAGIVYALLFNPPNWVVYAISIIFIPAGILSFGLIVMARGPKDDEEDKTREPFIGY; via the coding sequence ATGGACAAACTGAAGGTAGCAAGTTATTTAATATTTATAATCTCCATAGCAGGAATAGTTTATGCCCTCCTGTTCAACCCGCCCAACTGGGTGGTTTATGCAATTTCCATTATATTCATACCAGCAGGAATACTATCCTTTGGACTGATAGTAATGGCCAGAGGACCTAAGGATGATGAAGAAGACAAGACCAGGGAACCATTTATAGGATATTAA
- a CDS encoding NADH-quinone oxidoreductase subunit H, with translation MNLMANILLNVLIAFLVGSVLFGLQRKIMARIQMRPGPPIIQHLLHTLKFFIKESSFPQTAAMPFYIAITGMLCVIWVSAVIVGPVTEGSLLLIFAIYALHKIVEHNAGSSSGSPYGKLSCVRAVFSAAAEVPLFAVLIIIYFKTGTMNIGQIVSLQAVSGPLIYSIPLAAAMFFVLILSKAPYSPFAITKGKDIISGYETEHFGLLRGYLMISESIAWYMLLWVFLTVFIGGLSPLWYLVGMVVMSAIVALINATTPILNPNHSIMMQVSFAIIGIVGSFVLLLY, from the coding sequence TTGAATTTAATGGCAAACATTTTGTTGAACGTCCTCATCGCATTTCTGGTGGGTAGTGTCCTTTTCGGACTGCAGAGGAAGATAATGGCCAGGATACAGATGAGGCCAGGGCCACCCATCATCCAGCACCTATTACACACATTAAAATTCTTCATTAAAGAATCATCATTCCCCCAAACAGCGGCAATGCCCTTTTACATAGCCATAACTGGCATGTTATGTGTTATATGGGTTTCAGCAGTTATTGTGGGTCCGGTTACTGAGGGATCACTTCTTTTGATCTTTGCAATCTATGCACTACACAAGATCGTGGAGCACAATGCAGGATCATCTTCCGGTTCACCTTACGGTAAGCTTAGCTGTGTCAGGGCAGTTTTCTCAGCAGCAGCCGAGGTTCCACTATTTGCTGTGCTTATAATCATTTACTTTAAAACTGGGACCATGAACATCGGTCAAATTGTCAGTTTACAGGCTGTCAGCGGACCCCTCATATACAGTATACCCTTAGCAGCTGCCATGTTCTTCGTGTTAATACTTTCCAAAGCCCCTTACTCCCCCTTCGCCATAACCAAAGGCAAAGATATCATTTCCGGATATGAAACAGAGCACTTCGGACTTCTCCGTGGTTATTTGATGATTTCAGAGTCAATAGCATGGTACATGCTTTTATGGGTGTTCTTAACTGTGTTCATTGGTGGATTAAGTCCACTCTGGTATCTGGTGGGCATGGTTGTAATGTCAGCAATTGTAGCCCTTATAAATGCTACCACCCCTATATTAAACCCTAATCATTCCATAATGATGCAGGTTAGCTTTGCAATAATTGGAATCGTAGGTTCATTTGTACTTCTACTATACTAA
- a CDS encoding hydrogenase translates to MEMQEKDTLFLMTLAAFGALLASGLAALLQWIVVLPLTIAVFLLMILTYFLHRKGAIHFSENAEKWAMILTLVVFIAAFIYLYRPI, encoded by the coding sequence ATGGAAATGCAAGAAAAAGACACACTGTTCCTCATGACCCTGGCGGCCTTCGGTGCCCTCTTAGCCAGTGGTTTAGCTGCATTATTACAGTGGATCGTAGTTTTACCACTTACCATAGCAGTTTTTCTCTTAATGATTCTCACCTACTTCCTTCACAGAAAGGGAGCCATTCACTTCTCAGAGAATGCTGAGAAATGGGCCATGATCCTGACTCTTGTAGTGTTCATAGCCGCATTTATATACCTTTACCGCCCCATTTAA
- a CDS encoding DUF2104 domain-containing protein, with the protein MNETIYLLYILSFVLGSVLGLVLSYRKYKAPYAIGKLDALAVVLAVVGWTLALNSILITFIPEYITITIGVFFLAMVLGMRPGYGRNETFIGIIIAGIIWIIRTVIL; encoded by the coding sequence ATGAATGAAACAATTTACCTGCTTTACATACTTTCATTTGTACTGGGATCCGTATTGGGACTGGTACTCAGCTACCGGAAATACAAGGCCCCCTATGCCATTGGAAAGCTTGATGCTCTAGCTGTGGTGCTGGCTGTTGTAGGCTGGACATTAGCCCTTAACAGTATTTTAATTACGTTCATACCAGAATACATAACCATAACCATTGGTGTGTTCTTCCTGGCAATGGTGCTGGGAATGAGACCTGGTTATGGTCGTAACGAGACATTTATCGGCATTATAATTGCAGGAATCATCTGGATTATAAGGACGGTGATCCTTTGA
- a CDS encoding DUF1959 domain-containing protein, whose translation MRKEDIEKTGDMSSLDEDDVMRIMKLRIVESYRWKLDIVKPISKELGISEDQLEEILIKRLDMASLEALHPRYESSKHYCIKEKLHSDLRLCWLSDVMNILSEEETEEIKNKIAAEILTKGKSYQEALENGRKDLLEYLMR comes from the coding sequence TTGAGGAAAGAGGATATAGAAAAAACTGGTGATATGTCCAGTTTAGATGAGGATGATGTGATGCGCATCATGAAGCTGCGAATCGTTGAAAGTTACCGCTGGAAACTGGACATAGTAAAACCTATTTCCAAGGAACTTGGAATATCAGAAGACCAGCTGGAAGAAATACTCATCAAAAGGTTGGACATGGCCAGTTTAGAGGCACTACACCCCCGTTATGAATCTTCAAAACATTACTGTATAAAAGAAAAATTACACTCTGATTTGAGATTATGCTGGCTCTCAGACGTAATGAATATATTATCTGAAGAAGAAACTGAAGAAATTAAAAATAAAATTGCTGCTGAAATATTAACCAAAGGTAAATCTTACCAGGAAGCCCTAGAAAATGGTAGAAAAGATTTACTGGAATATCTAATGAGATGA
- a CDS encoding NADH-quinone oxidoreductase subunit B family protein translates to MLDALKDVVRKSSIHVCLINTGGCNGCDIEVVALLSPRYDLEQYGIYVHNNPREADVILVTGAMSEQWKKNLQRIYAKAPEPKIVVAIGNCPLTGDVFNQEGCKIYAPVSDFIPVDAEIPGCPPRPSEILAAILAVGPDAIAAKGRQKQ, encoded by the coding sequence ATGTTAGATGCCCTTAAAGATGTTGTAAGGAAAAGTTCAATTCACGTATGCCTTATTAACACCGGAGGATGCAACGGCTGTGACATCGAAGTGGTGGCACTCCTTTCACCCCGCTACGATTTGGAACAGTACGGTATTTACGTACACAACAACCCCCGTGAAGCAGATGTGATACTGGTAACCGGGGCCATGTCTGAACAGTGGAAGAAAAACTTGCAGAGAATTTATGCTAAAGCCCCAGAACCCAAGATAGTGGTGGCCATAGGAAACTGCCCATTAACCGGTGATGTTTTCAACCAGGAAGGATGCAAAATCTATGCCCCTGTATCAGATTTTATACCTGTAGACGCTGAGATACCTGGCTGTCCACCCCGACCTTCTGAGATTCTAGCTGCCATTTTAGCAGTGGGCCCTGATGCCATAGCAGCCAAAGGGAGGCAAAAACAATGA
- a CDS encoding nickel-dependent hydrogenase large subunit — MILPIGPIHPALKEPVRLKLKTRGEKVISAEIDYGYVHRGIEKVMEGKTWQKGIFLSERVCGICSYIHTQTFAETFEKIAGERAPLRAQYLRVLTNELDRIQSHLLANSTYFKAVEHETLFMYMLYLREPVMDAIELLTGNRVNMGWNVVGGVKMDAKETHLNSIMKIITNLESEYDKYVEMYEEGPLLGLRSKDVGKMSREDAIKGRAVGPIGRGSGLKHDVREDHHTYRDHFDWKVIWRKDGDNFARNMNRFDEVRESIKLIKQVIENIPEGPVREKINIPAGYAEWRNEAPRGEVTYMIETNGNLINNISIRTPSIMNIDVCAKYMLNDVATVADAVATYASVDPCVACTERVVITDESGEKKEFDGLHTVKYLK; from the coding sequence ATGATACTTCCAATTGGACCCATACACCCCGCACTTAAAGAACCAGTACGCCTCAAACTCAAAACAAGGGGAGAAAAGGTCATAAGTGCAGAAATCGATTACGGGTACGTTCATAGAGGAATAGAAAAAGTAATGGAAGGTAAAACCTGGCAGAAAGGAATATTCCTCTCGGAAAGAGTTTGTGGAATCTGTTCCTACATCCACACCCAGACCTTTGCCGAGACCTTTGAGAAAATAGCAGGAGAACGTGCACCCCTAAGGGCACAATATCTGCGGGTTTTAACCAATGAACTGGACCGGATCCAGAGCCACCTTCTGGCCAACTCAACCTACTTCAAAGCTGTTGAACACGAAACCCTCTTCATGTACATGCTGTATCTACGGGAGCCAGTAATGGATGCCATAGAACTATTAACCGGTAACCGGGTGAACATGGGCTGGAATGTGGTGGGAGGCGTTAAAATGGATGCCAAGGAAACCCATCTCAACAGTATCATGAAGATCATAACTAACCTGGAATCAGAGTACGATAAATACGTGGAAATGTATGAGGAAGGCCCGCTTCTAGGCCTCAGGTCAAAAGATGTGGGTAAAATGAGCCGTGAAGACGCCATAAAAGGCCGTGCAGTTGGTCCTATTGGTAGGGGTTCCGGTTTAAAACATGATGTCCGGGAAGACCATCACACCTACCGGGATCACTTTGACTGGAAGGTCATCTGGAGGAAAGACGGTGATAACTTCGCCCGTAATATGAACCGTTTTGATGAAGTTAGGGAGTCTATTAAACTCATCAAACAGGTGATTGAAAACATTCCAGAGGGACCTGTGCGGGAAAAAATTAACATACCTGCTGGATATGCGGAGTGGAGGAATGAAGCTCCCCGTGGTGAAGTCACTTACATGATTGAAACCAATGGTAATCTTATAAACAATATCTCAATTCGAACCCCCAGTATCATGAATATAGATGTCTGTGCCAAGTACATGCTGAATGATGTGGCTACAGTGGCAGATGCAGTTGCTACCTATGCCAGTGTAGACCCTTGTGTTGCCTGCACTGAAAGAGTAGTGATCACGGATGAAAGTGGAGAAAAGAAGGAATTCGATGGGCTTCACACTGTTAAATATCTCAAATAA
- a CDS encoding 4Fe-4S binding protein, translated as MSSVIWYIYEFARKSWAENFAVAKTDPEIVETPDRFRDFPQVFPENCIACGACTAACPAPQAIKLIRSEDTAEKEGQTYPVINTRGCIRCGFCAEVCPTDPKTLTCGENHLIREEFTILPAEIMYVIDDYLCIRCKKCMNACPVYGAIYEENNKIIVDQSVCISCGECLKSCPVKGAVKGIYISNVQEQKNIINLIVNTLEERIEAERDNITHLSDTEVFNIDYPIADLVTGARSILTNDDLILDTFQKITDRLKLRIVTWDEEKCKKCHLCVDECPSGAISYDEAEDVIKRDTKKCLRCSTCYQTCPFGVAGYFVARFLLDPPSLEEGVIHITIKASQLPVGAD; from the coding sequence ATGTCATCGGTAATATGGTATATTTACGAGTTCGCCCGAAAATCCTGGGCTGAAAATTTTGCAGTGGCCAAAACCGACCCGGAGATAGTGGAAACACCCGACCGTTTCCGCGACTTCCCCCAAGTCTTCCCAGAAAACTGCATAGCCTGCGGTGCTTGTACTGCAGCGTGCCCCGCTCCCCAAGCCATTAAACTGATTAGAAGCGAGGACACTGCAGAGAAAGAAGGGCAAACTTATCCTGTAATCAATACCCGCGGATGTATCCGCTGCGGATTCTGTGCGGAGGTTTGTCCCACTGACCCTAAAACACTTACTTGCGGTGAAAACCATCTAATAAGAGAAGAATTCACCATTCTTCCCGCTGAAATAATGTACGTAATCGATGATTACCTCTGCATTCGCTGCAAAAAATGCATGAATGCCTGCCCAGTTTACGGAGCTATTTACGAAGAGAATAACAAGATCATCGTTGATCAGTCCGTGTGTATTAGCTGTGGAGAATGTTTGAAGAGTTGCCCGGTTAAAGGTGCAGTTAAAGGTATCTACATCTCCAATGTTCAGGAACAAAAGAACATCATCAATCTTATTGTTAACACCTTAGAAGAACGTATCGAGGCTGAAAGAGACAATATAACTCATTTATCTGACACTGAAGTCTTTAATATAGATTATCCCATTGCGGACCTGGTGACGGGGGCCCGATCTATACTGACCAATGATGACCTGATTCTGGATACCTTCCAGAAAATCACCGACCGGCTGAAGTTACGTATCGTGACCTGGGACGAGGAAAAATGCAAAAAATGTCATTTATGTGTTGATGAATGCCCATCTGGGGCCATAAGCTATGATGAAGCAGAAGATGTGATCAAACGGGATACCAAAAAGTGTCTCCGCTGTAGCACCTGTTACCAGACCTGTCCCTTTGGAGTGGCAGGCTACTTTGTAGCCAGGTTCCTCCTGGATCCACCTTCCCTGGAAGAGGGAGTTATCCATATCACAATTAAGGCATCGCAGTTACCTGTAGGAGCTGATTAA